From a single Sulfolobus sp. E5-1-F genomic region:
- a CDS encoding MFS transporter, with translation MKPLRLYSLLNNLAISLVNPFVSFFTASNGITGALLAIVSSANTAFPGIIQYALANLYIKAKKLIVTGSLLGGLLWILVGVYAIYNEYFVLVYSIITACLGAANFGWLLILDKISTTQRGKTLAYYNFYASIGGLIATLITGFIVGNNLDLMRYFFIIAGLIYVFNAYVIYHSDVDAKFARGNGIRLFSSNLEVRKFILTNFIFTFVWSMAWPIFPLAQVYKFHMDEFQVAIINVTGGTSTLALQRLVGRLVDRHRKFVMFFGRFALATFPLAYAFSTTPYEIYIANLVSGFTNSASISYTAFLFDHSDYYEKRINIALYNMFNGIAALLGSTISSLMLNVTSDWFSLTVAINVMLIGIGIMRMLMSVLYLKIKEVS, from the coding sequence TTGAAGCCATTGAGACTCTACTCATTGTTGAACAATTTGGCTATTAGTCTCGTAAATCCCTTTGTATCCTTCTTTACAGCATCTAATGGGATAACGGGTGCGCTATTGGCAATAGTATCCTCGGCTAATACTGCATTCCCCGGAATAATCCAATATGCATTAGCAAATTTGTACATAAAAGCCAAAAAGCTAATTGTAACTGGAAGTTTACTTGGAGGTTTATTATGGATATTAGTAGGAGTTTACGCAATATATAATGAGTATTTCGTATTGGTCTACTCTATTATAACTGCTTGTCTTGGTGCCGCAAACTTCGGTTGGTTACTTATTTTGGATAAAATAAGTACAACTCAAAGGGGAAAGACTCTAGCCTATTATAATTTTTACGCTTCGATAGGCGGTTTAATAGCCACGTTAATAACTGGATTTATCGTAGGTAATAATTTAGACTTAATGCGGTACTTCTTTATCATTGCAGGCTTAATATACGTTTTTAACGCTTACGTAATCTACCATTCCGATGTTGATGCTAAGTTTGCAAGAGGAAATGGTATAAGACTGTTTTCATCAAATCTTGAAGTAAGGAAATTCATCTTAACTAACTTCATCTTCACATTTGTATGGTCAATGGCGTGGCCAATTTTCCCATTGGCTCAAGTATATAAGTTCCATATGGACGAATTTCAAGTAGCCATAATTAACGTTACAGGTGGAACTTCCACGTTGGCATTACAAAGACTCGTGGGTAGATTGGTTGATAGGCATAGAAAATTCGTTATGTTCTTTGGTAGATTTGCCTTAGCAACTTTCCCACTGGCGTATGCGTTTTCCACCACACCTTATGAGATATACATCGCTAATCTTGTTTCTGGGTTTACAAACTCGGCCTCAATCTCCTACACTGCGTTCCTATTTGACCACTCTGACTATTACGAGAAGAGGATCAATATAGCTCTCTATAACATGTTTAATGGAATTGCTGCACTTTTAGGTTCAACCATTTCTAGTTTAATGTTAAATGTTACTTCAGATTGGTTTAGTTTAACCGTTGCAATAAACGTCATGTTAATTGGGATAGGAATTATGAGGATGCTAATGTCAGTATTATATTTGAAAATAAAAGAGGTTTCTTAA
- a CDS encoding xanthine dehydrogenase family protein molybdopterin-binding subunit, translated as MPREIGRAVKRIIEDPPLITGRGRFVYDIDFKSTLYAVFIRSQYAHAKIKSVRCPEGALCYTAKDLPDIMGLAKEEAIYQGQPLAVVLAEDEYKARDLAEQVEVEYEPLPAVTDVEEALKNVKKAKSDLSSNIVSEDNVEIGDVNSVFKNAYKVVEAEIVNQRVIPSAMEPRGAVAYFDGRKLTVWSSTQNVFGLKDVLLQFLSKYGVNDVRVMQPFVGGAFGSKIYIYPEEVLISFLAVITGKPIKWFNTRTEEFMSTNHGRDMRLRFRAAFDKEGKLLGIEGTLIMDLGAPIAEIYEDSFGMATTAARLLVGRYKVNALKVKVLGVATNKTFIGPYRGAGRPEATYFIERILNLGARALGIDQFEIREVNIIDEVSHYNTPTGMYYDSGKYREMLKIAKPYYQELLRKRDELRAKGKLAGVGVAIVSEIASFGTGTARVQLTPNGRIQVVSGFTPHGQGDATAFAQIAAEVFDVDVSQVDVLWGDTDLISHGGLTGGSTTLTVGGSAVHEASIRLKEKLLRVVGEKLGVKPEEIEYRNGKFYHKKGEMSLADTAREALRMGVYPEEEYSYTIRPYTSPYGLHMALVEVDKDTGFVKVLEYKAFDDVGVVVNPLLAEGQVHGGALQGISQALYEEAVYSQEGSLVTSNFSDYVIPTAMESVKVEWKSLGLAKSDTPLGSKGIGELPTIAATPTILHAVEDAIGKNIYTMPIKPELILKLLNS; from the coding sequence ATGCCCAGAGAAATAGGAAGGGCAGTTAAGAGGATAATAGAAGATCCCCCATTAATTACCGGAAGAGGGAGATTTGTATACGATATTGACTTCAAGAGTACACTTTACGCAGTATTTATAAGAAGCCAGTATGCACATGCTAAGATAAAAAGCGTGAGATGTCCGGAAGGTGCGTTATGCTACACCGCTAAGGATTTACCAGATATAATGGGATTGGCTAAAGAAGAAGCTATTTACCAAGGACAACCATTAGCCGTTGTTCTAGCTGAAGATGAATATAAGGCTAGGGACTTAGCTGAACAGGTTGAAGTGGAATATGAACCACTACCTGCTGTTACTGACGTTGAGGAGGCGTTGAAAAACGTTAAAAAGGCTAAAAGCGATTTGAGCTCAAATATTGTATCAGAGGATAACGTAGAGATAGGGGATGTAAATTCTGTATTTAAAAACGCTTATAAAGTAGTTGAAGCTGAGATCGTAAACCAAAGAGTGATTCCATCAGCAATGGAACCTAGGGGTGCTGTAGCCTACTTTGACGGAAGGAAACTGACGGTATGGAGCAGTACGCAGAACGTATTTGGATTAAAGGATGTTCTTTTACAATTCTTATCAAAGTATGGAGTAAATGATGTTAGGGTAATGCAGCCATTTGTTGGAGGAGCATTCGGTAGTAAAATCTATATTTATCCAGAAGAAGTTCTAATATCCTTTTTAGCAGTTATTACTGGGAAGCCCATAAAATGGTTCAATACTAGGACTGAAGAGTTTATGTCTACAAATCATGGAAGGGACATGAGATTAAGGTTTAGGGCTGCCTTTGATAAGGAGGGTAAGTTATTGGGAATAGAAGGAACTTTGATCATGGATTTAGGTGCCCCAATAGCTGAGATTTATGAGGATTCCTTCGGAATGGCAACTACGGCAGCTAGATTATTAGTTGGTAGATATAAGGTTAATGCCCTAAAGGTTAAGGTACTTGGTGTGGCTACTAATAAGACATTTATAGGTCCATATAGAGGTGCTGGTAGACCCGAGGCCACATACTTCATAGAGAGAATTCTGAACCTTGGAGCTAGAGCTTTAGGTATTGATCAATTTGAAATTAGAGAGGTTAATATAATTGATGAAGTAAGTCACTATAATACTCCAACTGGAATGTATTATGATAGTGGAAAATACAGAGAGATGTTAAAAATCGCTAAACCTTATTATCAAGAGCTTTTAAGAAAACGTGATGAGTTAAGGGCTAAGGGCAAGTTGGCTGGAGTGGGAGTAGCTATTGTATCGGAGATAGCGTCCTTCGGAACTGGTACTGCTAGAGTACAACTTACACCTAATGGTAGGATTCAAGTTGTGAGCGGGTTTACTCCACATGGTCAAGGAGACGCTACTGCATTTGCACAAATAGCGGCTGAGGTATTTGATGTTGATGTAAGCCAAGTTGATGTACTATGGGGAGATACGGACCTTATATCCCATGGTGGTTTAACGGGTGGAAGTACAACTTTAACAGTTGGAGGTTCTGCAGTGCATGAAGCCTCAATAAGATTAAAAGAGAAGTTGCTTAGAGTTGTAGGTGAAAAGTTAGGTGTAAAGCCAGAGGAGATAGAGTATAGAAATGGAAAGTTCTATCATAAAAAGGGCGAAATGAGTTTAGCTGATACCGCTAGAGAGGCATTACGTATGGGAGTATATCCAGAGGAGGAATACTCTTATACAATCAGACCTTATACTTCACCCTATGGACTACACATGGCACTAGTAGAGGTTGATAAAGACACTGGATTCGTAAAAGTATTAGAATACAAGGCGTTTGACGATGTGGGAGTTGTCGTAAATCCGCTTTTAGCTGAGGGTCAGGTCCATGGAGGTGCGCTTCAAGGTATTTCCCAGGCACTATATGAAGAGGCTGTTTACTCACAAGAGGGCTCACTAGTAACTTCCAACTTCTCTGACTACGTTATACCTACCGCTATGGAATCTGTAAAGGTTGAATGGAAGTCTCTAGGTCTAGCTAAATCAGACACCCCATTAGGATCCAAGGGAATAGGAGAACTACCGACCATAGCAGCAACTCCAACAATCCTTCATGCTGTAGAGGACGCTATTGGTAAAAACATCTATACAATGCCAATTAAACCAGAATTAATTTTAAAACTTTTAAATAGCTAA
- a CDS encoding Gfo/Idh/MocA family protein, producing the protein MALGIAFVGSGFSARFHLRGLVGVRNVEVKGVYSRNLNSSKEFAALSEQLGLGKPKVYDDISKMLSDKEINAVWLTVPNDVHLEYTKLISEEVLQGRSNVYGIAVEKPLARNVKEAKEMIRLVEKAGLLHGYLENQIFMPSIVRAREAIWEMGAKNSGRPYLARASEEHSGPHNSWFWKPTISGGGALIDMTCHSLEATRFLLTDPSKDKSSLKPKHVYAEIKTLKWNKAEYARYLKEKYNVDFLKEPAEDYALTVITYEDDLGNLVMAEARTSWNFVGAGLRLLVEVLGPEYSVNINTLQSELSTFFSRNVKLPPSETFVEKQNADQGLMPIIPDEAVTYGYQGEDRHMVESFISRKMPSENWYDGLLIVQLMMHSYLSAENGRKISFDPQQVEDFIPKVARGLYSAI; encoded by the coding sequence ATGGCGTTAGGTATCGCGTTTGTGGGAAGCGGGTTTTCAGCTAGGTTTCATCTAAGGGGATTGGTAGGAGTTAGGAATGTAGAAGTTAAAGGAGTATATTCTAGAAATCTGAATTCCTCTAAGGAATTCGCTGCACTATCTGAACAACTGGGATTAGGTAAACCTAAAGTGTATGATGATATTAGCAAAATGCTCTCAGATAAGGAGATTAATGCAGTATGGCTAACAGTACCCAATGATGTACATTTAGAATATACGAAATTAATTAGTGAAGAGGTTTTGCAAGGGAGATCTAACGTGTACGGAATTGCCGTAGAAAAACCATTAGCGAGAAATGTTAAGGAAGCTAAGGAGATGATTAGATTAGTGGAGAAGGCTGGGTTATTACATGGATACTTAGAGAACCAGATCTTCATGCCATCAATAGTGAGAGCTAGAGAAGCTATCTGGGAGATGGGGGCTAAGAATTCCGGAAGACCATATTTAGCAAGAGCCTCTGAGGAGCACTCTGGTCCCCATAATAGCTGGTTTTGGAAACCAACTATTTCTGGTGGAGGGGCATTAATAGATATGACTTGCCACAGTTTGGAGGCAACTAGATTTTTACTAACCGATCCTTCGAAGGATAAATCATCACTTAAACCAAAACACGTATACGCTGAAATAAAAACGTTGAAGTGGAATAAGGCAGAGTATGCTCGGTATTTAAAAGAAAAGTATAACGTAGACTTCTTAAAGGAACCAGCAGAGGATTACGCATTAACTGTGATAACTTACGAAGACGATTTAGGAAATCTAGTAATGGCTGAGGCTAGGACTTCATGGAACTTCGTTGGAGCTGGACTTAGATTGTTGGTTGAGGTGTTAGGGCCAGAGTACAGTGTAAACATTAATACTCTGCAATCTGAGCTTTCAACGTTTTTCAGTAGAAACGTTAAACTTCCACCCTCTGAAACTTTTGTCGAAAAGCAAAATGCAGACCAAGGATTAATGCCAATTATACCTGATGAAGCAGTAACTTACGGGTATCAAGGAGAGGATAGACATATGGTTGAGTCTTTTATATCCCGGAAAATGCCTAGCGAGAATTGGTATGACGGATTATTGATAGTCCAACTTATGATGCATTCCTATCTTTCTGCTGAGAATGGGAGAAAAATCAGTTTTGATCCCCAGCAAGTAGAGGACTTCATACCCAAAGTAGCTAGAGGGTTATATTCTGCTATTTAA
- a CDS encoding glycoside hydrolase 5 family protein, whose amino-acid sequence MKRLILGFNYWPRISNIKMWSKFEIEEIRRDFELMSQLGINTIRAFILDEDCADQQGNLKQDCKGKIERFLEEAEKHSIKVLLTLIVGHMSGKNWNIPWDSDNTIYDKIEQTKRFIEDVVNSFKRSNAIMGWVLTNEISLVKVPENDNVFFKWLKELYSYIKGIDDQHVVSVGDNVSPFSHNFLKPENVKGIVDYASPHIYLYDQDPIRHSFQYFMILEYDRSSGLPVILEEFGFPTSLYSEESHAKFIGLILRGALVYGADGALIWCFSDFPRESDEPYLWEPHELTFGVIRQDGSEKIAARVVKDFSSKIKNIELSSYKVHKRDSAILVPSWFYKDFQFVSEQNRRWDFAKVLNQAFTFARLSNIQVTFARENENLSNYKLLIIPSITRLLTSTWRKLLEVVENGSTIYFSTYTLTHLSATHLWEELFGVIPNNYAGSKGVRIPERIRLNNDIIDIGQSNLYTYSFKEKDAKVIGVDKDNNGVIFMAKRGKGNSILSTIPLELISSNNEIMNSRYVSLYNYLARVANIEQSFPPQDFGVEIQYLEGKEDSLIAVLNHTWEDKEYRLNVKVKEDIDLCQGVVKAKSGCLMRV is encoded by the coding sequence ATGAAAAGGTTAATCTTAGGCTTTAATTATTGGCCTAGGATATCAAATATAAAGATGTGGAGTAAGTTTGAAATTGAAGAAATTAGAAGAGATTTTGAATTAATGAGCCAACTGGGGATAAACACCATTAGGGCATTCATACTGGATGAGGATTGCGCAGATCAACAAGGTAATCTAAAGCAAGATTGTAAAGGTAAAATAGAGAGATTTCTTGAGGAGGCGGAAAAACATTCCATAAAGGTTCTGTTAACCTTAATTGTAGGTCATATGAGCGGAAAGAACTGGAATATACCATGGGATAGTGATAATACAATTTACGATAAGATTGAACAAACTAAGAGGTTTATAGAAGATGTTGTTAATAGTTTTAAGCGAAGTAACGCGATAATGGGATGGGTACTAACAAATGAAATCTCATTGGTGAAAGTACCAGAAAATGATAATGTCTTCTTCAAATGGCTTAAGGAATTGTATAGTTACATTAAAGGGATTGATGACCAACACGTAGTTTCAGTTGGAGATAATGTTTCTCCATTTTCCCACAATTTCTTAAAACCAGAAAACGTTAAGGGAATTGTAGATTACGCTTCTCCACATATTTATCTGTATGATCAAGATCCAATTAGACATTCATTTCAATACTTCATGATTCTGGAATACGATAGAAGTTCGGGATTGCCGGTAATTCTAGAGGAGTTTGGATTTCCAACGTCATTGTATTCAGAAGAGAGTCACGCTAAGTTTATAGGATTAATACTGAGAGGTGCGTTAGTCTATGGTGCCGATGGCGCATTGATATGGTGTTTTTCTGACTTCCCGAGAGAGAGTGATGAACCATATCTATGGGAACCTCACGAATTAACCTTTGGAGTAATAAGACAAGATGGAAGTGAAAAAATTGCTGCCAGAGTAGTAAAGGATTTCAGTAGTAAAATAAAGAACATTGAACTATCATCTTATAAAGTGCATAAAAGGGACTCCGCAATACTGGTACCCTCGTGGTTTTACAAGGATTTTCAGTTTGTTTCTGAACAAAATAGAAGGTGGGATTTCGCTAAGGTGTTAAATCAAGCTTTCACGTTCGCTAGACTATCCAATATTCAAGTCACATTTGCAAGGGAGAATGAAAATTTATCAAATTATAAATTGTTAATAATACCCTCCATTACTAGGCTACTTACGTCAACGTGGAGGAAATTATTAGAGGTAGTTGAAAATGGGAGTACTATCTACTTCTCGACATATACTCTAACGCATCTGTCTGCCACACATTTGTGGGAAGAACTTTTTGGAGTAATCCCCAATAATTATGCAGGAAGTAAGGGAGTTAGGATACCAGAAAGAATAAGATTAAATAATGATATAATCGATATAGGACAATCTAATTTATACACCTACTCATTTAAAGAAAAAGATGCTAAAGTAATAGGAGTCGATAAAGATAACAATGGTGTAATTTTCATGGCTAAGAGAGGAAAGGGTAATTCTATTCTCTCAACAATACCTCTAGAGTTAATATCTTCAAATAATGAGATAATGAATAGCCGTTACGTTTCTCTTTACAATTATCTTGCAAGAGTGGCCAATATAGAACAGAGCTTTCCACCACAAGACTTTGGTGTTGAGATACAGTATCTTGAAGGAAAGGAAGATAGTTTAATAGCAGTTTTGAATCACACATGGGAGGATAAGGAATATAGACTTAACGTTAAAGTTAAAGAGGATATAGACTTATGCCAAGGAGTAGTTAAGGCTAAGTCGGGCTGTCTAATGAGAGTTTAA
- a CDS encoding alpha-mannosidase gives MNLFIFKNHNFIFIYFYARSVFMRTLNELEARLILILGNSFRNLKQLRWNVENHNKAYLEVEGKGNSYLVIVDHKGSGLIRLNGKPYFELDRYHTLIPIPFGSHKISLELSNYMDFGEKVDISPGIPFYTEIDSNAYRLYIYGSQVLDLVRSINDNEVKEDLGNALSKALREAYFESISKEQLFILSKLIRTTLDVSRMVQEIEDPLEVYKEDENRGKYERALNILKSELSRLVSKYGKRGELIGTGHAHIDTAWLWPFDETRRKVLRTFSTILTLLDKYDFHFIQSAAIYYEWIKTNSPELFERIKEKVKEGKWELAALYVESDANMVSGESLARQFLYSQRFYLENFGRIADILWLPDTFGFSASLPQIAKLGGVKAFATHKVFWNDTNTFPFNIFKWIAPNGEQLPAVTFGHGKGGYNSDFSASSVLEQYNNWVQKDQPMLYSYGYGDGGGGPNEDMLIRAEAINLLPILPKVELSGVNSYIRKIVPVEEWRGELYLETHRGVLTSHSKMKLLNRMAEIALREAELWSTLARTYDKEVFTRLWKIVLKDQFHDVLPGSAIKDVYKVTYQELEEVINTANNIASEAMLKLVGGRGDKTFVFNSLSWNREEYLEVNGKLVKVSVPSVGFSLLEPVEVKDRVVISENNNEYLIENKYYKIRIGRNGEVLSLFDKEANREVLGDKSNLLVAYENIPGWADAWDIEKGFEYTSFEIKASSSEILNNDGIVASIRFTYKFRKSEIIQIIRVYADSRRIDFITTLRMKDRELLLKSWFYFDLNVEKAVSDIPFGVIERFTWTNTSWDKARFEVPNQKFVDFSESDYGVVLLNNGKYGATLRGSSVGLSLTKTPIYPDPSTDLEEITFVYSLYPHLGDWKKADVVKKAYELNVPLRVVNGIHEVKSKSFIKVSDKLILEAVKVAEDDSNSIVLRLYEYENTRGEAIIELPFNVTEARSLDLLELNEVPREIKTEGNRIRIKYKNRDILTISVRG, from the coding sequence ATTAACCTTTTCATATTTAAGAATCATAATTTCATATTTATATACTTCTATGCAAGAAGTGTATTCATGAGAACTCTTAATGAGCTTGAGGCGAGACTGATCTTAATTCTTGGTAACTCCTTTAGAAATTTAAAGCAATTAAGATGGAACGTAGAAAATCACAATAAGGCTTACCTAGAGGTTGAAGGTAAGGGAAATTCTTATTTAGTAATAGTTGACCACAAGGGAAGTGGACTCATTAGACTAAATGGAAAACCGTATTTCGAGTTAGATAGATATCACACTTTAATACCTATACCCTTTGGTAGTCATAAGATTAGCTTAGAACTCTCTAACTACATGGACTTTGGTGAAAAAGTGGATATTTCACCCGGAATTCCGTTTTATACCGAGATTGACTCTAACGCTTATAGGCTTTACATCTACGGTTCTCAAGTTCTAGACTTAGTAAGAAGTATAAATGACAATGAGGTTAAGGAGGATTTGGGTAATGCCTTAAGTAAAGCTTTACGAGAGGCATATTTTGAGTCAATCTCGAAGGAGCAACTATTCATTTTATCAAAGTTGATAAGGACTACTTTGGATGTAAGTAGGATGGTCCAAGAAATTGAGGATCCTCTTGAAGTGTACAAGGAAGATGAGAATAGGGGTAAATATGAAAGGGCTTTGAATATTCTGAAGAGTGAGTTATCAAGGTTAGTTAGCAAATATGGCAAGAGGGGTGAGTTAATAGGCACTGGCCATGCCCACATTGACACTGCTTGGCTATGGCCATTTGACGAGACGAGAAGGAAAGTTTTAAGAACGTTTTCAACTATTTTAACGCTCTTAGATAAGTATGACTTTCACTTCATTCAGAGTGCAGCGATATATTATGAGTGGATAAAGACTAATTCTCCAGAATTATTTGAAAGGATAAAGGAAAAAGTTAAGGAAGGGAAGTGGGAGTTAGCTGCTTTATACGTCGAATCAGATGCGAATATGGTCTCTGGTGAGTCGTTAGCCAGGCAATTCTTGTACTCTCAGAGGTTCTATTTGGAGAACTTCGGAAGAATTGCGGATATTTTGTGGTTACCAGATACCTTTGGATTTTCAGCATCATTGCCTCAAATAGCGAAACTGGGTGGAGTAAAGGCTTTCGCAACTCATAAGGTCTTTTGGAATGATACCAATACATTTCCATTTAATATTTTTAAGTGGATAGCACCAAATGGTGAACAGTTACCTGCAGTTACCTTTGGTCACGGAAAGGGAGGATATAATTCAGACTTCTCAGCTTCAAGTGTATTAGAACAATACAATAATTGGGTTCAAAAGGATCAGCCAATGTTATATTCTTATGGATATGGTGATGGTGGAGGAGGACCAAACGAGGATATGTTAATTAGAGCTGAGGCAATTAACCTTTTACCGATATTACCCAAGGTTGAACTAAGTGGGGTAAATAGCTATATACGGAAGATAGTTCCAGTTGAGGAGTGGAGAGGAGAACTATATTTAGAAACTCATAGGGGTGTATTGACATCTCATTCAAAGATGAAATTGCTTAATAGAATGGCAGAGATTGCTTTAAGGGAAGCTGAGCTATGGAGTACTTTAGCTAGGACTTATGATAAAGAAGTATTTACTAGACTATGGAAGATAGTACTAAAGGATCAATTTCATGATGTTTTACCGGGATCAGCTATAAAAGACGTTTACAAGGTGACCTATCAAGAATTAGAAGAGGTGATAAATACAGCTAATAATATTGCTAGTGAAGCAATGCTGAAATTAGTTGGAGGTAGAGGAGATAAGACATTCGTGTTTAACTCGCTATCTTGGAATAGGGAGGAATACTTGGAAGTTAATGGTAAGTTAGTTAAGGTTAGTGTCCCATCAGTAGGCTTCTCGTTATTAGAGCCAGTAGAGGTTAAAGATAGGGTTGTAATTAGTGAAAATAATAATGAATACCTTATCGAGAACAAATATTATAAAATAAGGATAGGTAGGAATGGGGAAGTTCTCTCATTATTTGATAAGGAGGCCAATAGAGAAGTGTTAGGAGATAAGAGTAACTTATTAGTGGCATATGAAAATATACCAGGTTGGGCTGATGCATGGGATATTGAGAAAGGATTTGAATATACAAGTTTTGAAATTAAGGCATCCTCGTCAGAAATACTCAACAATGATGGGATTGTAGCTTCAATTAGGTTTACCTATAAATTTAGGAAATCGGAAATTATTCAAATTATCCGTGTTTATGCTGATAGTAGAAGGATAGATTTCATCACTACGCTAAGGATGAAGGATAGAGAATTGTTATTAAAGAGTTGGTTTTATTTTGACTTAAACGTTGAAAAAGCAGTTTCCGATATTCCCTTTGGAGTTATTGAGAGGTTTACCTGGACTAATACTTCCTGGGATAAAGCAAGGTTTGAAGTTCCAAATCAAAAATTTGTTGACTTTTCTGAGAGCGATTATGGCGTTGTATTGCTTAATAACGGGAAGTATGGGGCGACGTTAAGAGGTTCTTCAGTTGGTTTGAGTTTAACTAAAACCCCAATATATCCAGATCCCTCAACTGATCTAGAGGAAATCACTTTCGTTTATTCGTTATATCCACATCTAGGGGATTGGAAGAAGGCTGATGTTGTTAAGAAGGCTTATGAGCTTAACGTACCGTTAAGAGTAGTTAATGGAATTCATGAGGTTAAAAGTAAGAGCTTCATCAAGGTTAGTGATAAGTTGATTTTGGAAGCAGTTAAAGTTGCTGAGGATGATAGTAATAGCATAGTATTAAGGCTTTACGAATACGAGAATACTAGAGGAGAGGCAATTATTGAATTGCCTTTTAATGTTACTGAAGCTAGAAGTCTTGACTTGTTAGAGCTAAATGAGGTTCCAAGGGAGATTAAGACAGAGGGTAATAGGATTAGAATAAAGTATAAGAATAGAGATATCCTCACAATAAGTGTGAGGGGTTAA
- a CDS encoding SDR family oxidoreductase, with protein MKKVSIITGGAKGIGAAIGYKLGKQGYAVVIADVDEKAGIYRENNFRGEGIDSFFIKTDVSSEKDVSNMVEKVYERYGRIDVLVNNAGIGFSGKSIEEQTLDEWRRVIDTNLTGTWLCSKYVVKYMKNNGGVIVNIASTRAFQSEPNTEPYSASKGGIIALTHSLAVSLSKYNIRVIAISPGWIDTSRWQVPPRESLLSDLDHGQHLTRRVGRPEDVASLVAFLVSEDASWISGANFTIDGGMTVKMVYIDENVIQDSLTMLFNDVEFSYQIRRLIEKIKKADNKENIKSRLDEFLKQL; from the coding sequence ATGAAAAAGGTTAGTATAATTACTGGAGGAGCTAAGGGAATAGGTGCAGCAATAGGTTATAAGTTAGGAAAGCAGGGGTATGCAGTGGTTATTGCTGATGTAGATGAAAAAGCTGGAATTTATAGGGAAAATAATTTTAGGGGTGAGGGAATAGATTCCTTTTTCATTAAGACTGATGTTTCATCAGAGAAAGATGTTTCTAACATGGTTGAAAAAGTTTATGAGAGATATGGAAGGATTGATGTTCTTGTTAATAACGCTGGTATAGGATTCAGTGGAAAAAGCATAGAAGAGCAAACTTTAGATGAGTGGAGGAGAGTGATTGATACAAATTTGACAGGGACTTGGCTTTGTTCGAAGTACGTAGTGAAGTATATGAAGAATAATGGTGGTGTGATTGTAAATATAGCATCTACTAGGGCTTTCCAATCTGAGCCAAATACTGAACCTTATTCAGCCTCTAAGGGTGGAATAATTGCGTTAACTCATTCCTTGGCTGTTAGTTTAAGCAAGTACAATATAAGAGTGATTGCCATAAGTCCAGGGTGGATTGATACAAGTAGGTGGCAAGTCCCCCCTAGGGAATCATTGCTATCAGATTTGGATCATGGACAGCATTTGACTAGAAGGGTTGGAAGGCCTGAGGATGTAGCTTCATTAGTTGCATTTTTAGTATCTGAAGACGCTTCGTGGATTAGCGGTGCGAATTTCACAATTGATGGAGGGATGACAGTTAAAATGGTATATATTGACGAGAATGTTATTCAAGATTCCTTAACGATGTTATTTAATGACGTAGAGTTCTCATATCAGATTAGAAGGCTAATTGAAAAAATTAAAAAAGCAGATAATAAGGAAAATATAAAAAGTAGATTGGATGAATTTTTAAAGCAATTATAA